AAAACATTCCTGTGGGCTATACTTAACCTGTGAGTTGATGATTTTCAAACTTTGTTGCATCTATTCTTTATTATATAAGCTAAACTACGCAGTATCTTatatacagtaggtactcaataatcGATTGGataatgattgaatgaatgaatgatgcatAGAGGATATGAGTTACATTCCCAATAGCTGGATATTCTTCACACATCAGGATTTCTCATGTCCTTACAACAGTTCAGAAAATGGAGCTTCTAGGCACCTGTGATCACCATGAGACCTCATTTCCAACAATATATTATAGGAAATTATTAGTCAATTAGGCTTTCATTACTATATTACATAGCTCAGAATAATTTATAATGATGATAATTGCtaacattatattaattataacaaaattTGACTACTATAATATCTTCTAATTGTAGAGCTCATTTCACAATCATTAATTTGTCTGCCCCGACAAAACCTCTTTAAGAAGGGGGTAGGGGTTATTCTGTGTGATTCCTGGCCCAAGGCTCTACTTATTACAACCTCTCATGAAGTTTAACTTCCAATGTTCCTTTTCACTCGTCACATATTAGAAATGCCCACCTCTCCTAAACAGTCTGTATATGGCAGATTCTCTGTCCCTTTGGGTAGAGAGAAGAAAGTCCAGAGGTAAATGCTCTTCTCATCTGTGTCATTTATCCTGTCTATCCCCTGAAAATAGGCCCTATCCCTTCCTTTCTTTAGGCTCCCTCCCACATAGCCATCCAAAGACAGACATGCCGTTAACTCCTATTGTTTCTTCGCTGCAGTAGTTTCTTTCTGCTTCATCTCCTCCACTGTCCATCTGAGCTCCTTCTGGTGTTCCCTCTGCACAAAAACAGATTTCAGTACCACTGctgggaaaacacacacacacgcacacgcacaagCACATGTGCGCATGCACTGGGGAAAGGCCTGCTAAGCTAATGAGCGAGCACGGTGCAGAGAGAAAAGCAAGTCTTCTCTTATTAGTTTCTGAGAAAAGCCGTTAGATACCTCATTTCAGGTGGCTTCCTCTGAGACCTTTCCCGCAGCCAGTGACACCGAGGTATATGACAGAGCAAAGAAAgaacaatgtatatattttttcacaaatGCCTAAAACTATTTTGTTCCATGACTTTACCTGTTCAGTTAAACTGACAAAGAGCTGGTCACTTTCCTTTTTCAGGTGCTCCAAATGCTCTGTTTTATCTTGAACTCCCTGAACAagcttctccatttctttctcttgaatTGACAGCTGGGCCTAAAGCAAAAATAGTGaatataaccaaaataaaaaagaaggaaaactaaacAGGAACAATGCTTTTAACTGTGCAGTAACATAAAGAGATGTGCGTCCCCAGCAACTCCCAACTGCCAAATATCCCTAAGAACTTCTTCACTCTTCAGCTCTACCTTACACCTGAGAATCTAAGACTCAACTGAGTAAAATCTGACAAACCACCCTTTAAAGCCCCTCTTTAAGGCACAGCTTCCTAAAAAAGAGAGCAGTTCTGCTGCTACCTGCTTTACATTCCAGGCTTTTTAGTAAGATTTTGCTTGAAAAGATTTTGTAgctaaaagaaaagttaaaaagggTGTGGAGGGCCAAGAATGGAAAACACACACCCTGAAACTGTAGTGTGATACTCTGAGAGATCCACCACTAGGCACTCAGTACAATGAGCTGCATCTTcctgggccaccacagtggaGCGGTGCCAAGGCTAAGAAAATATACTTTGGCAAAGGTTTGGCACTACCTACCTGAAGCTGATCCACTCTGACTCCCATCTTCTCATTTTCTGAGGACATCTTCTGGTTTTGTTCTTTCAGCCTGTGGAAGTGGAGAtgactaagtgaaaaaaaatactgattctaGGTCAGCTCCCCCAGACCTTAAACGATTTAAGGCTGCCTTGGCCCTAAGCCTGcagagttatttttattatttatttatttatttatttattttttgcggtacgcgggcctctcactgttgtggcctctcccatggcggagcacaggctccggacgcgcaggctcagtggccatggctcacgggcccagccgctctgcggcatgtgggatcttcccggaccagggcacgaacccgtgtcccctgcatcggcaggcggactctcaaccactgcgccaccagggaagcccctgcagagTTATTTTTAAATCCACTAGTCTCTTCTTCAGTCCTATTTTGGCTTCCTGACCTCAAACTGCAAGTGTTTGATACTTAACATTAATACTTGAATTCAGGTCACTTGTCCTTACAATTCTGGTACTAATTCTCTAACCTAGAATCAAAGAGCTCATGAATCCAAGAGGGAGAATCATACCTACCACTGCTATAACAGGAAGACTGTTCTCCAATCTAATCTGACCCTGCCTGAGGGTGTCTATAACACAGCAGCTCCTCCCACTCAAGAGCCACACTCACTGGAGAAGCTCTGTCTCCCAGCAGTCCTTCTGCTCCTTCATCGTCTGCTCCAATTTCTTATTGATGCTCTTTAGGGTTTCCAGCTCCTCCTGTAGATTGAAACATCCAAGGGACTTAACATTTCTAAGACAGTGTTTAGTATCTCAGGcagccaacaaatatttattgagcaattattATACGTGAGGCGTATAGCATGACACAGCAGTGAATGAAATATCCAAGTAAAAGGATTTCTATACTAAAATGTTCTTAGTATGTTCTTTccatattaaaaatacatctaccttaggagtttgggattaacacatacacactactatatataaataaccaacatgaacctactgtatagcacagggaactatactcaatattttgtaataacctatacgggaaaagtatctaatatatatatatataacggaatcactttgctgtacacctgaaactaacacaacattgtaaatcaactacaactcaattaaaaaagggaaaaaaaatacatctacctaATTTCTCTTCTAGTGGAGCTTGTATTTGTCCattaattcattaaacaaatatttaatgagtgcctATTACACACCAGACACTCTTCTGGTACTGCAGACACAGCAGTGGGCAAAATAAAGGTGCTTTTCTCCTAGAAATGTGCTGTCCAATTAATTCATGAAAGccacatacataatttaaaaattttagtagcaacattaacaaaagtaaaaagaaacagatgaaattattttactaatagtatatgtatttaattcattaaatgaaaatatcatttcaatatgtaaacaataaaaaggaaatctCTAATATATTAAAATCTGTGCCAGATATTAGTATAAGGGTGTGAGatcacaagaaaaacagaaagtgaTTCTGATCTCCATCCTCCAagttcacctattttttttttttttccggtacatgggcctctcactgttgtggcctctcccgttgcggagcacaggctccggatgcgcaggctcagcggccatggctcacgggcccagctgcttcgcggcacgtgggatcttcccggaccggggcacgaacccgtatcccctgcatcggcaggcggactctcaaccactgcgccaccagggaagccccaagttcaCCTTTAACCCGCAGCCATACCTGCTTCTTCTGGAGCCTAGCCTGCATGTCTGAGTTCTGCTTCTGGAGGCTGACACAGCTGTCCTTCAGCTGCTTGTTTTCTTCGCAGAGCTCCTTGTTGTGCTGCTCGATCTCTTCCACCTCGCCCTACGAAAGAACGTTCCATAAACTCATATTTGGCCCTTTACAGCTCAATGGATATTCAAGTCCCTCTAGCAGAAAATTCCCATAGGCTGGGATGGTTAGGGTCTAGCTGATTCCCACTCACTGTAGTGACATCTGTGTACCCCAAGTGGAAGCAGCCCCTCAGTATGTAGGGAAGGGGGTAAGAGAGGTGTGTCTGTATAATTGCAGCATTGAGGCTGCCATaaccaagaaagaaagataaacaaaattaaggcCACAAAAAGTTAAAAGGCGGAATGACAGAAGAACATAGTTTTTTCTTGCAAACACTTAgtattgtctgtctctcctctcAGACTTAGCTCCCTGAGGCCGGGACGGGGTTTTAACTGATTCTTCACTACATCCCTAGTGCCTACCAGAGTGCTGGATGGAAGTAGGTGTCCTGTTAAATAACTGAGCAAGCAAATGAATCTGAGAGATACAAAGAAGAATATCTGGTGTGTCTCTCCTCAAAGGAGCTTATAAAATTTACTATGGCGATAAGATGTGCAGATGACAAAAATTAAGTAACTGGGAAAGTTAAATAACTGAATGTCAACTGAGTTACAGAAGttttagagaaaggagaaatcaCTTATTGTTATGATCCTTGTTAACATTCCTAAGTCATTCCCTTAGGAATGGCGGGTTTGAATGGGTACTGTATAAAGCTTTCCCAACAGTTATCTGTTAGACATTCAGTAAAGGCTTACTGACTAAAATTCTACCCTATCCTGGAAATGCTACTCTTAGTGGCAGGAAGGGAATGAGATGAGATGCTCACAGACCTGAGTGGTAACAACCAGGATGTCCTCCTCATTCTCTGGACGTAACTGGAAAGGGATACTTGCCCCCCGGACCACACCATCCTGATCCACATAGCAGAACTGGTAATACTCATCATCCTTGGGCAGGTAATAAGCTGAAAACAGAACATGATTTTTAATCCAAAATAAGGTCTATTCAGAAAACTCAAAATCTGGAAGTCTTTTATCTACCCCAGAAAGCTCAGGCTCGAGGGAATTAATTAGTCTTGGCTGCTAGCTGTCTTCTACCTTCGATCCAGTATTTTTCTCACCTTTGAATTGGACCTCCTGCTGTTTGGCAGATTTGCTGTTTAGGTCAATGGGCAGAGTAACCCACATGAAGGTGTAGTACTCACGGGTTGTCTTCCATCCCACCTGCAATGACAAGAGGCTCTTGTTCAGCATCTGAAAGTGCTCAGGATTGGGCCACGTCTTCTTAAAATGCACTTTCTGTTATGTTGATTTTACAACAGAGTAAGTTCATTATGATAAGATCTACCCACAATGGATCAAATCTTGTTTTTTGACTTATGATAACCATATATACAATTAAAAACTGCTATGCACACACACAGTCTAAATTACTTGtcttagaaggaaacaaaaactggCCATTCAACACCCAGGACAAGAGTTCCAAATATTGTATCTCCAAGTCAGACACAGAACTGAGAGTGATTGGGAAAAAAGTTGTGAGGTTGTGAACCTTGATCCTGCTATTTTCCTACAACAGTGT
Above is a genomic segment from Mesoplodon densirostris isolate mMesDen1 chromosome 18, mMesDen1 primary haplotype, whole genome shotgun sequence containing:
- the CALCOCO2 gene encoding calcium-binding and coiled-coil domain-containing protein 2, with amino-acid sequence MEETVEDPATSAVLLDPCHFSQVIFNSVEKFYIPGGDITCYYTLTQHFTPRRKDWIGIFRVGWKTTREYYTFMWVTLPIDLNSKSAKQQEVQFKAYYLPKDDEYYQFCYVDQDGVVRGASIPFQLRPENEEDILVVTTQGEVEEIEQHNKELCEENKQLKDSCVSLQKQNSDMQARLQKKQEELETLKSINKKLEQTMKEQKDCWETELLQLKEQNQKMSSENEKMGVRVDQLQAQLSIQEKEMEKLVQGVQDKTEHLEHLKKESDQLFVSLTEQMEDNPQLTYTGLNYDSSPYQAPTSNQEGARQNPGLVYGNPYSGIQESSAPSLLSIKNCPTCKSDFADDLFYHTLEQHTQTLSLNCPICDKTFPGKEKQIFEDDEFFHGL